In Bacillus rossius redtenbacheri isolate Brsri chromosome 11, Brsri_v3, whole genome shotgun sequence, the DNA window AGGAACACAAGGGGAATCGTGAGAGGAAAGGAAGATAggagaaaataaatttactgaACACACACATTCGCTCTATCTCtacaaaattaaagaaatattatattttatttaaagttacctttatgttttaaaaaaaaatctcattgccTCTGTATATCATAAGGATCAAAGTGTTATTATTAACTCCAGCATGTCATAACTTTACTTGGCAATTGAAGCATACCGAGTATTTTTCGCTGATACCTAGGAAAGCGCCTTGAAAAGAATTAGCTAGTTAGAAGTCATGCGTTTTCTTCTACGTCTCATAGCTTATCATAAGTTATTAACTGAGACAAGGTGCTGATCCGCAAACAGTCAATCACATTCAAGAAATAAATCTGTGACATATAACGCGCATTAACCTTGCGTGCTTCCGTGTGAAAAGCCGAAATCCTAGCTGAATCCCTCAGACTTTCAGAATGAAATTTAGGTTGATGTGGAAGATGATTTACTTTCAGAGATTTGTGAGGGTCATGGTTATTTATTGGTCGGATTAATTGCTCTCACCTTAGAAATATCTGGTGGGAGCAAACTAATGCattttttgcaagtgggaaacatAGTGACCATACCCATTCACTGGGAGGGTGGGGGgagcatggtttttttttaagggacTAACGTTTTTTTTCACTCATGTATTCCGACAGTAATCACTCAAATCCAATTCCATCAACCCTCACCATCTCCAAAAATTCCATAGTCAATGATACATTAAATCGTAATTCAATCATTTATTCCCATTTGGATAGCATAACAGCTTTTTGGCTTTAATGATGCTAATGTATTGTTAACATCGCTTTTTAGcaatactcacttcatgatgAAATATTTACGATTTTTCCTAGCGAGGTCCTCTATACTGCTatggtttgttttgctaacaacAGTGACTTGAGTATacgaacagacacccactccattgACTAATAACTACATGGTTCCACAGACGCCCACTCCATTAACTAATAACTCCATGGTTCCACAGAAGCCCACTCCATTGACTAATAACTCCATATTTCCACAGACGCCCACTCCATTGACTAATAACACCATGGTTCCACAGATGCCCACTCCATTGACTAATAACTCCATGGTTCCACAGACGCCCACTCCATTGACTAATAACTCCATGGTTCCACAGACGCCCACTCCATTCACTAATAACTCCATGGTTCCACAGATGCCCACTCCATTGACTAATAACTCCATGGTTCCACAGACGCCCACTCCATTGACTAATAACTTTATGGTTCCACAGACGCCCACTCCATTGACTAATAACTCCATGGTTCCACAGATGCCCACTCCATTGACTAATAACTCCATGGTTCCACAGACGCCCACTCCATTGACTAATAACTCCATATTTCCACAGACGCCCACTCCATTGACTAATAACTCCATGGTTCAACAGACGCCCACTCCATTGACTAATAACTCCATGGTTccacagacacccactccattgACTAATAACTTCATGGTTCCACAGACACCCACTCTATTGACTAATAACTCCATGGTTCCACAGATGCCCACTCCATTGATTAATAACTCCATGGTTCCACAAACGCCCACTCCATTGACTAATATCTACATGGTTTCAACAATGTTGGTGTTAGCTCGCGCCACCAGCCGGATAGAAACGGTGAGTCTTCTGGCAGGTGTCTGAACCACCGGGACGTACACGTCGCGTACCTTCTAGACCGTCCCCGAGCTGGAGCCCTTGGACTTGCGGCTGTTCTTCACCGTGGTCTCCTTGGCGGGCCCACTCTCGATGGACGACTGGCCGCCCTTGCGCGTCACCCGGTCCGTCTCCATGGGCACGTGCACCTCGGAGGACGACTTCTGCCCCGACGCCCCGCCGGTCTTGCTGTCCTTCGATGGGAGCGGGTTGGTGTCGTAATCTGCAGAGCAACGAGAAGTTGGATATCGCCACTCTTGGACAATTCTGTGGTGTTGTGGAGGAGTGGGTTAAGTCAAAAATGTCAGATTTTCAAGAGCCCAAAAGAAAgtgaatgattattttaaaaacttgctGTTTTTTGCCGGTAGTGGTTTTGTTTCATTTTCTGCGGAAGAACAAGCATTTGGATCTCGTCAATCTTGGACCATTCTGTGGTGTTGTGGGGGAGTGGGTTAGGTCAAAAAAGTCAGATTTTCAAGAGTCCAAAAGAAATTAAAGGATTATTCTAAAATCTTGCTGTCATTTGCCGGTAGTGGTTTGGTGTAATTTTCTGTAGAAAAATGAGCAGTTGCATTTCGTCGATCTTTGACCATTCCGTGGTGTTGTAGAGGCGAGGATTAtgttaaaaaaacatcagatttTCAAGAGTCCAAAGAAAGTAAAGGATTATTTGAAGATCTTTCTGTTCTTTGCTGGCAACGGGTTGGTGTCATTTACTGCGGAAGATCTTCTGCAGTTAGATCTCGTCAGAATTACCTTGGACAAATCTGCTGTATTTCAGAAGGCAGGGCCGAGTAAAAAATTTGTCAAATTTTCAAGCTAGCAAAAGGAAGTAAAGGATTTTGGAATATATTGCTGTCCTTTGACAGCAGTGGTTAGTGTCGTATTTTTTGCAAAACAACGAGCAGTTGGACCTTACCAGCTTTTTCCTGCAACATTCGGTGGTGTTACAGAGGAGAGGGTTAAGTCAGAAGCGAGCGAAAGAGTGTGTAAGGatctttgagttttttttttttagtttttattaacaaaGATTATTATAGCACTGCATATTACCCATAAAAGTATATATGATATTATGTTCTTATCTGAGACATCGACCCAGAAGTGTGGAAGAACTAACATTAAATTGAAAGATATCGTAACCAGTATGTTAATTATTGAATCTAAATCGGGCAAACTATTGTTTTTCAGGCAGATAATTCTTGTgattttagagagagagagagagagagagagagagagagaaagaaagaaagaatcgTAAAGGTGGTAACTTGGTTACAACAGTCTATAATTGAGTGGAATGTCTAAAGCTAACAGTGACTGACTGTTCCCATAGTTTTTCATACCAAGTTTATGTATGGTCTTTGAAAATACGTCAATGAGTGACAAACACAAATGATAATCGACAACAATCGAAGACTGCGTGAGGTGAGATGAGAAATGGTGCAGTGGTGGGAATTAATTGTTGGCGGCGTAAACGGgtgtaccctgagaaaaccccaCGGCAATGTTTCCCACTTGTGAAAATCCAAATTCCACCCCCGGCGGGATTTCGAACCCCAGTCACCTTGCTCGGAGGCGAGTGTTCTAAACCTTTTAAGTTGGTTGGCACACCGGCAAGTTTGACAGTCACCAATGTGCCAATCATCTTCCCccccttaataatttttttttaatgtaaccccACGTCGTTGAGAAATTGTAGTTGTAGTTGTTGGTGTATGGGTAAGCGCCGAGGAGACGataaggacaacacaaatttcAACTATGTcctacccgggattcgaacccggagcccccgcaccgtagcccggtgcgttgccgactacgctacggaggccgacacCAGTCGGGGCCACCACGCCGTGGCTAATCATCACTACTGAACGATGGGTAAGTAGTGGTCGCATGAAGAAGGTTGGAACCAAGTCAGGAACGCGTCATCGCATGACCCAGGTTGGAACCAAGTCAGGTGGTTGTCCCAGGGGGAGCGCCTACCTTGCGGGGACCCGCCCCGCCGCCGGGACGACCCCTCGTAGTTGTGCTCCCGCCTGCGGATGCTGCTGCGGCTGGTGCTGATGCTGCGGCTGCCCCAGCTGATGCGACTGCCTCCGCCGCCCCCGCGCCTGCCCTCCGCCTCCGCCGCCAGAAGCGCCGCCAGCACCCCCACCAGCAGCAGGATCGCGCAAGTTCTCAGCGTCCGCATCTCGTCGGCAGCATGTGCGGTCCACGAATGAGCGCTGCGCGTCGCGCGCGGGGTGCAGATGGTCGtccctgttgttttttttttcttttgagaaGGGTGGGGGAACTTCAAGGACGTCCCCTTATCTCTTCTCCCCTCtgttcctctctcaggcaattcCATTCCTCTCCCTCGTCGGTCCTTTGCTGATGACCAGGCCATGTATCCGACGAGGAGACCTTTGCGGTGTGGATAGGGGGAGGGAGAGGGAAGCGAATTCAAATCCCTCCCGCTACAGGAAGCGATCGTTTTtccagagagagaaagagagaccgTCAGGGCGAATTGCCCCGCGACCGCTTTAGAGTAACGTGAGAATGAGGGCCGTGTTGGACGGACGGACGGGCCCGGGTGTTATGAGAGACAATTGTCACCTCTTCTGCACGGGAGTGTGTGATGGacccttctctctctcttctccccgcctcctctctctctctttctctctcactctctctcccttcCACCGCAGCTTTTATGAGTCACGTCACCCTCCTTGTTGCGAAACACCCGGAGGACCACTTGAAGCAATCACGACACCCAGCTCTCGGGTCCTCGGGTGCTCTTGCACTCTCCTCTCCGCGGGGAGGTGGAGGGGGGTAGTCTCCCCGCGGAAGAGGCAGATTTCCCGCCGGTGCAGGTCAATTGAGCGCTACCCCGCCCAATTCAGGCGTCAAGAACCTCCCTGCCTTTGATAACGCAGCGCGCGGCGTCTTTCGAGATTGGCCAAGTTTGACGAGGAGGGAGAGTTAGTTAGTTCTTTCAATCTGGGCGCCAACGCACTCGGctatcgaggggggggggggggggggggggggagggcattcCGTCCACGTCGCGCGGTTGGTTGGGAACTCGGCGATTGTCCAGCTGTCCGGGTGTCATTCCGGGTTTTGTGTTTCTGTTTCAGATGGCGTGTGTGTTCTTGTTGGTACAATCGGCGCTACGGGTGGCACGTCAAATGCCTCATCAACTAAACACGGAACCCACTTTTCGTCGTCGGCTTGCTTCTAACATACTTAAAGAGCGAGCgtacactgtatatatatatatatatatatatatatatatatatatatatatatatatatatatattgcaaatggaactgaaatattcatggaAAATTACAAGAACACAACACTGTATCAttgaaaaatagtgttcgcagtaatactgggttccgaTTCTTTTCCCGGCCATTTATTTGTGCTTTGTGTAGTTCCAGTACCTGcaatagttaaaaagttatttttgtaaactggtccctgaatagctttcaagtattaactgcgcacattattaagaattatttaaacaaaataaatttaattgtggaattttcgattatcttttccaagatttaaataaaaaatatgcttgaatgaaacataaattaaaatattcaccaattttcgtaacaaatactcATTATcttgaaaaagtatttcatacatgcatatGTACCCAttaatataccaaaaaaaattgttttcatgtcCAATGTTAGTGGAATCAGTGTAAGTAAATTTGCGAAAATAGCCGCAAATTTACGTAAATCCCTGAACAATTTTTAACcagttttcttcgtaaatttcaggtgaaatattttaacagtgtCCGACGGACAATGGTCGCGGATTGGATGAATGGTCAGTTTGAGCATTTGTCCCGTTATATGTAACTAATTACAGTACCTACCCGTCGTTGCCCGGACTGAACACAGGCTGAtaaattgtccgcgagttaaagcaaaatggatagcgctgtaTGTCAGTGTGGTGGACAcataaatgacacacaattgctgtttgtatgtctttGACCTATGATTAtctgcaagggcgcccatatgataatttgtag includes these proteins:
- the LOC134536914 gene encoding uncharacterized protein LOC134536914 — its product is MRTLRTCAILLLVGVLAALLAAEAEGRRGGGGGSRISWGSRSISTSRSSIRRREHNYEGSSRRRGGSPQDYDTNPLPSKDSKTGGASGQKSSSEVHVPMETDRVTRKGGQSSIESGPAKETTVKNSRKSKGSSSGTV